From the Erythrolamprus reginae isolate rEryReg1 chromosome Z, rEryReg1.hap1, whole genome shotgun sequence genome, one window contains:
- the LOC139154991 gene encoding C-C chemokine receptor type 5-like, with protein MDNLINGTNEVSTTTEYDYSEVVTPCQAKAAQNFSSYFVPNVYSLVFVFGLLGNMLVVLILIKYKKFKSMTDIYLLNLAISDLLFIFSIPFRVHYVIYEWVFGDAMCKIFSGIYFLSFYSGSFFIILLTIDRYLAIVYAVIALKARKVFYGIITSIITWGLAILACTPGIIFHMAQEENNRITCSFHFPHASHFAWNLFFTLELNLIGLVFPMMVMIFCYACIINTLLRCRNEKKNKAVRLIFIIMIVYFLFWAPYNVALLIQLFQTDLSLNNCRMLSGTGIAIQATETLAVAHCCINPVIYAFAGEKFRKYTITFFQKHGGRHLSKYFIFLYQEHLERASSTYSHSTGEQDISAVL; from the coding sequence ATGGACAATCTAATAAATGGAACAAATGAAGTATCTACCACCACTGAATATGACTATAGTGAAGTGGTAACACCATGCCAAGCAAAGGCTGCCCAAAACTTTTCCTCCTATTTTGTGCCAAATGTTTATTCTTTGGTATTCGTCTTTGGTCTTTTGGGTAACATGCTAGTTGTATTGATTCTAATCAAATATAAGAAATTCAAGAGTATGACTGATATATACTTACTAAATTTAGCCATTTCTGATTTGCTTTTCATTTTCTCAATCCCATTTCGGGTTCATTATGTAATATATGAGTGGGTATTTGGAGATGCAATGTGCAAAATTTTTTCTGGAATCTATTTTTTAAGCTTCTACAGTGGAAGTTTTTTCATAATCCTCTTGACTATTGATCGATATTTAGCAATAGTCTATGCAGTTATTGCATTAAAAGCTAGAAAAGTATTCTATGGCATCATCACAAGCATTATTACCTGGGGCCTGGCAATTCTAGCCTGTACACCAGGAATAATCTTtcatatggcacaagaagaaaaTAATAGGATAACATGCTCTTTTCATTTTCCTCATGCAAGTCATTTTGCATGGAATTTGTTTTTTACACTGGAACTGAACCTCATAGGCTTGGTTTTTCCAATGATGGTTATGATTTTCTGCTATGCGTGCATCATAAACACTTTGCTAAGATGCAGAAATGAGAAGAAGAACAAAGCAGTCAGACTTATTTTTATCATAATGATTGTTTACTTCCTTTTCTGGGCCCCATACAATGTTGCTCTTCTGATCCAATTGTTCCAAACTGATTTATCCCTTAATAACTGCCGCATGTTAAGTGGTACCGGTATAGCAATTCAAGCGACCGAAACACTTGCAGTAGCTCATTGCTGTATCAATCCTGTGATCTATGCTTTTGCTGGTGAGAAATTTAGAAAATATACTATTACCTTTTTCCAAAAACATGGTGGTCGCCATCTCTcaaaatactttatttttctaTATCAAGAACATCTGGAACGGGCCAGTTCTACATACTCGCATTCTACTGGAGAGCAAGACATTTCAGCAGTCTTGTAA